Proteins encoded in a region of the Synechococcus sp. UW179A genome:
- a CDS encoding NAD(P)H-quinone oxidoreductase subunit L — protein sequence MTQTMETLLNAVSLDTLLVIGAYVVLGGAYLVVVPLLLYAWMTRRWTVMGKYERLGIYALVFLFFPGLIVFAPFLNLRFSGQGEV from the coding sequence ATGACGCAGACGATGGAGACTCTCCTCAACGCGGTTTCCCTGGACACCTTGCTCGTGATCGGTGCCTATGTGGTTCTGGGTGGTGCCTATCTCGTGGTGGTCCCTCTCCTTCTCTACGCATGGATGACTCGTCGCTGGACTGTGATGGGTAAATATGAGCGTTTAGGGATTTATGCCCTAGTGTTCCTGTTTTTTCCAGGTCTGATTGTTTTTGCTCCATTCCTGAATCTCCGCTTTAGCGGTCAGGGTGAGGTCTGA
- a CDS encoding DUF3007 family protein, producing the protein MTRAGVLKLGLGLLLTGGLGYWLFEALGLEGFSAGIAAEALLVVIVVIWTSSYLLRVVTGRMTYMQQRRRYRSGYDQLTAQELQERFDAMTPEQQQALMASIAEEETTQASE; encoded by the coding sequence TTGACGCGTGCCGGAGTCCTGAAACTTGGCCTTGGTCTTCTGCTAACTGGTGGTTTGGGCTACTGGCTTTTTGAAGCTCTCGGGCTTGAAGGATTTTCTGCGGGTATTGCCGCCGAGGCCCTTCTGGTAGTGATTGTGGTCATCTGGACTAGCTCCTATCTGTTGAGAGTGGTCACTGGTCGCATGACTTATATGCAGCAACGCCGTCGTTATCGCAGCGGTTATGACCAGCTCACGGCTCAGGAGCTTCAGGAGCGGTTCGATGCCATGACGCCGGAGCAGCAGCAAGCACTGATGGCCTCCATTGCCGAGGAAGAGACCACTCAGGCGTCTGAGTAG
- the trpA gene encoding tryptophan synthase subunit alpha → MTEQSSRIAEVFVKTAREQRLALMPFVMAGDPDLQSTADVLLSLQNHGADVVELGIPYSDPLADGPVIQAAAHRALEQLTTPAKVLEMLGGLRDQLTMPVVLFTYSNPLLNRGPERFFSEAAAAGVSGLVVPDLPLEEAERLSPLAAQHGLDLVLLVAPTTPEQRMQRIAASSRGFTYLVSVTGVTGERSSLQERVGQLVTSLKRCNAGPVAVGFGISGPEQVRQVRAWGADGAIVGSALVKRIAAAQQGCAAAEAGEFCRELRAAAG, encoded by the coding sequence GTGACAGAGCAGTCTTCACGCATTGCAGAGGTCTTTGTGAAGACCGCCCGTGAGCAGCGTCTGGCACTGATGCCTTTTGTGATGGCAGGTGATCCTGATCTTCAGAGCACGGCTGATGTGTTGCTCAGTCTTCAGAATCATGGAGCTGATGTGGTGGAGCTTGGAATTCCTTACAGCGATCCTCTTGCCGATGGACCAGTGATCCAGGCCGCGGCTCACCGAGCTCTTGAACAACTCACCACACCGGCAAAGGTGTTGGAAATGTTGGGTGGATTGCGTGATCAACTCACCATGCCAGTTGTGCTATTCACCTACAGCAACCCATTGCTTAATCGAGGACCAGAACGTTTTTTTTCAGAAGCTGCCGCCGCAGGTGTTTCCGGTTTGGTTGTCCCTGATCTTCCCCTTGAGGAAGCGGAACGTTTGTCTCCACTTGCAGCACAACATGGTCTTGATCTTGTTCTGCTGGTTGCTCCAACCACGCCTGAACAGCGCATGCAGCGAATTGCTGCTTCCAGTCGTGGTTTCACCTATCTGGTCTCTGTGACCGGTGTCACCGGAGAACGCTCAAGTCTTCAAGAACGTGTCGGACAATTAGTTACTTCTCTGAAGCGATGTAACGCTGGTCCAGTTGCAGTGGGATTTGGAATCTCAGGCCCTGAGCAGGTCCGTCAGGTGCGGGCATGGGGTGCCGATGGAGCGATTGTTGGCAGTGCTCTGGTTAAAAGAATCGCCGCTGCCCAACAAGGGTGCGCAGCGGCGGAAGCAGGTGAATTTTGCCGAGAACTACGTGCCGCAGCTGGCTGA
- a CDS encoding AbrB family transcriptional regulator — protein MLTGAELLAKVKDLGDVSKTDLATACGYVSKKKDGSDRVNFTAFYEALLNAKGIELGGGSAGIGKGGRKLSYVATVQGNGNLLIGKAYTAMLDLKPGDEFEIKLGRKQIRLVPVGGTDEDEE, from the coding sequence ATGCTCACTGGTGCTGAACTCCTTGCGAAGGTAAAGGATTTAGGTGACGTCTCCAAGACAGACCTAGCTACTGCCTGTGGCTATGTCTCGAAAAAGAAGGATGGTTCTGATCGCGTTAATTTCACTGCTTTTTACGAAGCTCTTCTCAACGCTAAGGGCATCGAACTTGGTGGTGGTTCCGCTGGTATTGGCAAGGGTGGTCGCAAGCTTTCCTACGTGGCAACCGTTCAAGGAAACGGCAATCTGTTGATCGGCAAGGCTTACACCGCCATGCTGGATCTCAAGCCTGGCGATGAATTCGAGATCAAGCTTGGGCGTAAACAGATCCGCCTCGTTCCCGTTGGTGGCACTGACGAAGACGAAGAGTGA
- a CDS encoding YciI family protein, which yields MARFVLWGTYCDNALEKRAPFRDEHLERLKALKESGTLITLGPTVGSTHVFAVFESDSESTVRALLEADVYWQEGIWTRLDVYPWIQAF from the coding sequence ATGGCCCGCTTCGTTCTCTGGGGGACTTATTGCGACAATGCACTGGAAAAAAGAGCTCCGTTTCGCGATGAGCATCTCGAGCGGCTTAAAGCCCTCAAGGAAAGTGGGACATTGATCACCCTTGGTCCGACTGTTGGCAGTACACACGTTTTTGCAGTCTTTGAGTCCGACAGTGAATCAACAGTGCGCGCTCTGCTTGAAGCAGATGTCTATTGGCAAGAAGGAATCTGGACGCGCCTGGATGTTTATCCCTGGATCCAGGCATTCTGA
- a CDS encoding c-type cytochrome, with protein sequence MKTLLAGALMLITLFWQSSNAWGLSGSGAQLFDLHCAGCHPNGGNIIRRGRTLKLKALEKRELNNAQAIAQIAREGIGQMSGYADALGAGNDIVVAEWVWQQAQNAWIQG encoded by the coding sequence ATGAAGACTCTGCTAGCAGGGGCGCTGATGCTGATCACACTGTTCTGGCAGAGTTCAAACGCCTGGGGGCTTAGCGGATCAGGAGCGCAACTGTTTGATCTGCATTGCGCTGGATGTCATCCCAACGGCGGAAATATCATTCGTCGAGGACGAACACTGAAACTCAAGGCCCTCGAGAAACGAGAGCTCAACAACGCTCAAGCGATCGCACAGATTGCCCGTGAAGGAATCGGACAAATGAGCGGTTATGCCGATGCTCTCGGAGCAGGGAATGACATCGTGGTTGCCGAGTGGGTCTGGCAGCAGGCTCAGAATGCCTGGATCCAGGGATAA
- a CDS encoding phosphate-starvation-inducible PsiE family protein, whose translation MIQSRRKRRSFLQWVDAGEKQVAILLTAITAVVIAASIVQLTIRVALSLITNEQDSYWLGDGLIRILGDLLTVLVALEVLQNITSYLRRHVVQIELVLVTALTAVARKVIVLPKGAEDKPQLLIGLGVSAIALAGAYWLVKRSAEPDARLDSHSSRERAIPFQDQHPSSQPDDVDRLATSADPPR comes from the coding sequence GTGATTCAGTCCCGTCGCAAACGCCGAAGTTTCCTGCAATGGGTTGATGCGGGTGAAAAGCAGGTCGCCATCCTGCTCACCGCGATCACGGCTGTTGTGATCGCTGCGTCGATTGTGCAGCTCACAATCCGCGTGGCTCTGTCTCTGATCACCAATGAACAGGATTCCTACTGGCTGGGTGATGGTCTGATTCGCATCCTTGGCGATCTGCTGACAGTGCTGGTCGCCCTTGAAGTGCTGCAGAACATCACTAGTTATCTGCGTCGCCACGTCGTCCAAATCGAACTGGTGCTGGTCACAGCACTCACAGCCGTAGCCAGGAAGGTGATTGTTCTCCCGAAAGGTGCAGAAGACAAACCTCAGCTTTTGATCGGTCTCGGCGTCTCCGCCATCGCTTTAGCGGGGGCTTACTGGCTGGTTAAACGATCGGCTGAACCGGATGCTCGCTTGGACTCTCATTCCAGTAGAGAGCGAGCCATACCGTTCCAGGATCAGCATCCGTCCTCTCAACCCGATGACGTCGACCGGCTGGCAACATCAGCTGATCCCCCACGCTGA
- a CDS encoding YkvA family protein, which yields MTSSSSSGTTEFNTGFNGEVLDAEVLDSEVIDESAFRQLLKRAGRSIARPALEALEMMLDPATPPQARFTLLAALTYLLVPTDLIPDLLPVAGFSDDLVALTAVMGLCRNHITPEIRQRAQRRLDQWFPIHRP from the coding sequence ATGACCTCGAGCTCCTCTTCAGGCACCACGGAGTTCAACACAGGGTTCAACGGGGAGGTGCTGGATGCAGAAGTGCTCGATAGCGAAGTCATTGATGAATCTGCATTCCGACAACTGCTGAAGCGGGCTGGAAGATCCATTGCTCGCCCAGCCCTGGAAGCACTGGAGATGATGCTTGATCCGGCAACGCCGCCTCAAGCAAGGTTCACCCTGCTAGCAGCCCTCACCTATCTTCTGGTCCCTACCGACCTCATCCCTGACCTGTTGCCTGTGGCAGGTTTTAGTGATGACCTGGTGGCCCTCACAGCCGTCATGGGTCTATGCAGGAATCACATCACTCCAGAGATCAGGCAACGGGCGCAACGCAGACTGGATCAATGGTTCCCAATCCACCGCCCATGA
- a CDS encoding sigma-70 family RNA polymerase sigma factor, with translation MVSSLSAFLGEIGRHQLLTPEQELTMGRKVQAMVALNERCQLAGGSGEACVYNDEEKRTIKRGERAKNQMITSNLRLVVNLAKRYQGKGLDLLDLIQEGTLGLTRAVEKYDPTRGHRFSTYAYWWIRQGLNRALSTQSRTIRIPVNVNEKLTKLRAAKARLMQSNGLPPTSEQLAESMQISLSEVEDLLGCELRSVTVSLQGVVKSKSDPSELVDVLPSDEIPPMERAEIAERTASAWKLLDKSNLTPKERTVVMLRFGLDGSHEWRTLAEVARHMNCSREYCRQVVQRALRKLRKTGIQHGLVEMSV, from the coding sequence ATGGTGAGTTCACTAAGTGCATTTCTGGGCGAAATCGGCAGACATCAACTACTGACTCCTGAACAGGAGTTAACCATGGGTCGCAAAGTACAGGCCATGGTCGCTCTGAACGAGCGCTGTCAGCTTGCGGGTGGAAGTGGAGAAGCATGTGTTTATAACGATGAAGAGAAGCGCACGATTAAACGAGGAGAAAGGGCCAAGAATCAGATGATCACCTCCAACCTGAGGTTGGTGGTGAATCTTGCAAAGCGTTACCAGGGCAAGGGGCTTGACCTGCTGGACCTGATTCAAGAAGGCACCCTTGGACTTACACGCGCCGTCGAGAAATACGACCCAACTCGCGGCCACCGTTTTTCCACCTACGCCTACTGGTGGATACGGCAAGGTCTGAACCGTGCTCTCTCAACGCAGAGCCGCACCATTCGTATTCCCGTGAATGTGAATGAAAAACTCACCAAACTGCGTGCTGCCAAAGCTCGACTGATGCAGAGCAATGGCTTGCCTCCAACCTCGGAACAACTTGCAGAGTCGATGCAAATTTCCCTCAGCGAGGTAGAAGATCTGCTCGGTTGTGAATTACGCAGTGTGACGGTCAGCCTTCAGGGGGTCGTGAAATCAAAATCAGATCCTTCAGAACTGGTCGATGTTCTCCCCAGTGATGAAATTCCACCGATGGAACGGGCGGAAATCGCAGAAAGGACTGCTTCGGCCTGGAAGCTGCTGGACAAATCCAATCTCACGCCTAAAGAACGGACAGTGGTGATGCTGCGATTTGGCCTCGACGGCAGCCATGAATGGCGCACACTTGCCGAAGTAGCCAGGCATATGAACTGCAGCCGTGAATACTGTCGCCAAGTGGTGCAACGTGCTTTGCGCAAATTGCGCAAGACCGGCATCCAACACGGCTTAGTTGAGATGAGCGTCTAA
- a CDS encoding DUF2214 family protein yields the protein MLLATVLTPEIAKSAGVAYVHYLSFMLCFAALVVERRLIRPDPDRRTATAMVITDIIYGIAALALLVSGILRVLYFGQGSDFYTENPLFWWKVGLYLSVGGLSLYPTVTYILWAIPLRKGELPKVGQALATRLGWIINVELVGFALVPMLATLMARGVGLSAA from the coding sequence ATGTTGCTGGCCACTGTGCTGACTCCTGAGATTGCCAAGAGTGCTGGAGTGGCCTACGTCCATTACCTGAGCTTCATGCTCTGCTTCGCGGCCCTGGTGGTGGAGCGGCGGCTGATTCGTCCGGATCCCGATCGCAGGACCGCCACGGCCATGGTGATCACCGACATCATTTATGGAATTGCGGCGCTCGCTCTGCTGGTCAGCGGAATTCTGCGGGTGCTCTACTTCGGGCAGGGCAGCGACTTCTACACAGAAAATCCACTGTTCTGGTGGAAAGTCGGTCTTTATCTGAGTGTCGGAGGGCTTTCGCTCTATCCCACGGTCACTTACATCCTCTGGGCGATTCCGCTGCGTAAGGGTGAGTTACCCAAAGTGGGCCAAGCACTGGCAACGCGTCTGGGCTGGATCATCAATGTGGAGCTTGTTGGATTTGCCCTGGTTCCGATGCTCGCCACACTGATGGCTAGGGGTGTTGGTCTTTCCGCTGCCTAA
- a CDS encoding peptidase produces the protein MLDDPCPPVQQVRRLEGQPFTAAAAQTAPGYGARLATTAFGIPSLPRWCVWVEPAAAAEADRWERRWLNAVNAALQDWMPLLPILRVSDPNRAHIRIERRRPPRRQLAGGWRASNGRAVLQLLEVRRSDVWRLEPGVTVLVSPELRAEALQATALHELGHAFGLWGHSDDPADALAPVQGASPVLAPSVGDRRTLDWLRAQPTRFGEPLNPADTAAQ, from the coding sequence ATGCTTGATGACCCCTGTCCCCCGGTTCAGCAGGTTCGCAGGCTCGAGGGTCAGCCCTTCACTGCAGCAGCAGCTCAAACAGCTCCTGGATACGGGGCGCGTTTGGCGACCACGGCTTTCGGGATTCCGTCCCTACCTCGGTGGTGTGTCTGGGTCGAGCCTGCTGCTGCAGCTGAGGCGGATCGATGGGAGCGACGCTGGCTGAATGCCGTCAATGCCGCTTTGCAGGATTGGATGCCTCTGTTGCCGATTCTGCGTGTGAGTGATCCCAACCGGGCTCACATCAGGATCGAACGGCGTCGACCGCCTCGGCGTCAGCTGGCGGGGGGCTGGCGAGCCAGTAATGGTCGTGCCGTGCTGCAGCTGCTGGAGGTCCGTCGCTCAGACGTCTGGCGACTGGAACCAGGGGTGACCGTGCTTGTGTCACCGGAGCTGAGGGCAGAGGCCTTGCAAGCCACCGCATTGCATGAGCTGGGCCATGCCTTTGGTCTCTGGGGGCACAGCGATGATCCTGCTGATGCCCTTGCACCGGTGCAAGGAGCCTCGCCGGTGCTCGCTCCCTCTGTCGGGGATCGACGCACCCTGGACTGGTTGCGCGCTCAGCCCACCCGCTTTGGTGAGCCGTTGAATCCTGCCGACACCGCAGCTCAGTGA
- a CDS encoding L,D-transpeptidase, with protein sequence MHSLSMGVVLVVLAGCGQSGPLSQEERASKDSINIQLDATDPSASTGELNQGGESLRFKVGYGRNGIACAGSTFEEGWTPLGTFRVNAILSEDRFVMDPSLVKESGKTEAYLRENLFRNMSSIDFKGDGETGEYGKGYISLAPVPATPQPFRFNTYDGKFRWYSFAIHGTNDPSRVGQSITGGCINVDQNVMSDLLKTVQLGDEVVINSDSPCAP encoded by the coding sequence ATGCATTCATTGTCTATGGGGGTTGTACTCGTTGTGCTCGCCGGGTGCGGTCAGTCGGGTCCCCTCTCGCAGGAAGAGCGTGCCTCCAAAGACAGCATCAACATTCAGCTGGATGCGACAGACCCTTCCGCGAGCACAGGAGAGCTGAATCAGGGGGGTGAATCCCTTCGTTTCAAGGTGGGGTATGGCCGCAACGGCATTGCCTGCGCTGGATCAACGTTCGAGGAAGGTTGGACTCCGCTGGGCACCTTTCGCGTGAATGCGATTCTGAGCGAGGATCGTTTTGTGATGGATCCTTCTCTAGTCAAGGAGTCCGGAAAGACTGAGGCCTATCTGCGCGAGAACCTGTTTCGCAACATGAGTTCCATCGATTTCAAGGGCGATGGGGAAACAGGTGAGTACGGCAAGGGTTACATCAGCCTGGCGCCCGTGCCTGCGACGCCCCAGCCATTCCGCTTCAACACCTACGACGGCAAATTCCGCTGGTACAGCTTCGCCATTCATGGCACCAACGATCCCAGCCGGGTGGGACAGTCGATCACTGGTGGCTGCATCAACGTCGATCAGAACGTGATGAGTGA